In the genome of Nocardioides seonyuensis, one region contains:
- a CDS encoding signal peptidase II yields MQAARGASLTSDPVHPVPPRRRLALFGVVAAGAYLLDLGSKQWALSALAENDINVVGELLVLHLTFNPGAAFSTGTEFTIVFTCLAIIAVAVVLWLSRRVRSTAWAWALGLLLGGVAGNLTDRIVRPPEPFRGHVVDFLMLPNWPVFNIADICINVAAGLIILQTVRGVTLSGERVAEE; encoded by the coding sequence ATGCAAGCAGCGCGAGGAGCGTCGCTGACCAGCGACCCGGTCCACCCCGTCCCACCTCGTCGCCGGCTGGCGCTCTTCGGGGTCGTGGCAGCCGGCGCCTACCTGCTCGACCTGGGGTCGAAGCAGTGGGCCCTCAGCGCCCTCGCCGAGAACGACATCAACGTCGTGGGTGAGCTGCTGGTCCTGCACCTCACCTTCAACCCCGGCGCAGCCTTCAGCACCGGCACCGAGTTCACCATCGTGTTCACCTGCCTGGCCATCATCGCGGTGGCGGTGGTGCTGTGGTTGAGCCGTCGGGTGCGGAGCACCGCGTGGGCGTGGGCCCTGGGCCTGCTGCTCGGCGGCGTCGCCGGCAACCTCACCGACCGGATCGTCCGCCCCCCCGAGCCCTTCCGCGGCCACGTGGTGGACTTCTTGATGCTGCCCAACTGGCCGGTCTTCAACATCGCAGACATCTGCATCAACGTCGCGGCAGGGCTCATCATCCTTCAGACGGTGCGTGGCGTCACCCTCTCCGGTGAGCGGGTGGCGGAGGAGTGA
- a CDS encoding DUF2332 domain-containing protein yields MEMDGDVAERYRDFAAYAEGDSDTFVEWALGVAEDPEVHAWLSDLPRGKQQPNLVFAAARWHGAAAPGDYAGLRKVLLEREHEVKATIRERATQTNEVGRLATLVPVLSLVEGPLSLIEVGASAGLCLYPDRYDYDWAPLGGLTGSGGPTLAASPSGELPVPTRHPEVAWRGGVDLNPLDVQDADAMAWLTTLVWPEQDARRERLRAAVQVALQEPTAIVAGDLFDALPGLLDQAAEHGTPVVFHSAVIAYLDPADRARFHELMTGLVGDGACRWVSNEAPKVLPEVTGAYDVPAGRFVTALDGVPVALSHGHGHALEWL; encoded by the coding sequence ATGGAGATGGACGGGGACGTCGCCGAGCGCTACCGCGACTTCGCAGCCTACGCAGAGGGGGACAGCGACACCTTCGTGGAGTGGGCGCTGGGTGTGGCGGAGGATCCCGAGGTCCACGCCTGGCTCTCGGACCTGCCACGGGGCAAGCAGCAGCCCAACCTCGTCTTCGCCGCCGCGCGCTGGCACGGCGCCGCCGCGCCGGGGGACTACGCCGGGTTGCGGAAGGTGCTGCTCGAGCGAGAGCACGAGGTCAAGGCGACCATCCGCGAGCGGGCCACCCAGACCAACGAGGTGGGTCGGCTGGCGACGCTCGTGCCCGTGCTCTCCCTGGTCGAGGGGCCGCTGAGCCTCATCGAGGTGGGCGCGAGTGCCGGGCTGTGCCTCTACCCGGACCGCTACGACTACGACTGGGCGCCGCTCGGTGGTCTCACGGGGAGCGGCGGACCGACCCTGGCAGCGAGCCCGTCGGGCGAGCTCCCGGTCCCGACACGCCACCCTGAGGTGGCCTGGCGTGGAGGGGTCGACCTCAACCCTCTGGACGTGCAGGACGCCGATGCCATGGCGTGGCTCACCACCTTGGTGTGGCCCGAGCAGGACGCGCGTCGCGAGCGCTTGCGTGCTGCCGTGCAGGTGGCACTGCAGGAGCCCACCGCGATCGTCGCGGGGGACCTGTTCGACGCGCTGCCCGGCCTGCTCGACCAAGCCGCGGAGCACGGGACACCGGTCGTGTTCCACAGCGCGGTGATCGCCTACCTCGACCCCGCGGATCGTGCGCGCTTCCACGAGCTGATGACAGGGCTTGTCGGCGACGGAGCCTGTCGCTGGGTGAGCAACGAGGCGCCGAAGGTGCTGCCCGAGGTGACCGGCGCGTACGACGTCCCCGCGGGCCGTTTCGTGACCGCCCTCGACGGCGTGCCGGTCGCCCTCTCGCACGGCCACGGCCACGCGCTCGAATGGCTCTGA
- a CDS encoding RluA family pseudouridine synthase → MSAEHRTVLVPEGLAGERVDAAMARMFGFSRTKAADLIAAGHVQVGGRGVGKSDRVGAGEMLEVTIPDEGDPLEVVPEVVEGIKIIHDDDAIVVIDKPVGVAVHPSPGWSGPTVVGHLAGAGFRISTSGASERQGIVQRLDVGTSGVMVITKSERAYSVLKNAFRHRTVDKTYHALVQGHPDPLQGTVDAPIGRHPKFDYKFAVMADGRHSITHYETLEAHRFASLLEIHLETGRTHQIRVHMSALKHPCVGDITYGADPSLARRVGLERQWLHAVKLGFEHPESGDYVEYESTYPDDLAAALETIREAH, encoded by the coding sequence GTGAGCGCCGAGCATCGCACCGTCCTCGTCCCGGAGGGGCTCGCGGGCGAGCGGGTGGACGCCGCGATGGCGCGCATGTTCGGCTTCTCCCGGACCAAGGCCGCTGACCTGATCGCGGCCGGACACGTCCAGGTCGGCGGCCGCGGCGTCGGCAAGAGCGACCGCGTCGGTGCCGGAGAGATGCTCGAGGTGACGATCCCTGACGAGGGCGATCCCCTCGAGGTGGTGCCCGAGGTCGTCGAGGGCATCAAGATCATCCACGACGACGACGCGATCGTCGTGATCGACAAGCCCGTCGGCGTGGCCGTCCACCCGTCACCCGGCTGGTCCGGGCCGACCGTGGTGGGCCACCTGGCCGGGGCCGGGTTCCGCATCTCCACCAGCGGTGCGAGCGAGCGGCAGGGGATCGTGCAGCGCCTGGACGTCGGAACCTCCGGCGTCATGGTGATCACCAAGTCCGAGCGCGCCTACTCGGTGCTCAAGAACGCCTTCCGCCACCGCACGGTCGACAAGACCTACCACGCACTCGTCCAGGGTCACCCCGACCCGTTGCAGGGCACCGTGGACGCACCCATCGGACGGCACCCCAAGTTCGACTACAAGTTCGCGGTGATGGCCGACGGCCGTCACTCGATCACGCACTACGAGACGCTCGAGGCCCACCGCTTCGCCTCGTTGCTGGAGATCCATCTCGAGACCGGCCGCACCCATCAGATCCGCGTGCACATGAGTGCCCTCAAGCACCCGTGTGTCGGCGACATCACCTACGGCGCCGACCCGAGCCTCGCCCGCAGGGTGGGCCTGGAGCGCCAGTGGCTCCATGCCGTCAAGCTCGGCTTCGAGCACCCCGAGTCGGGCGACTACGTCGAGTACGAGTCGACCTACCCCGACGACCTCGCGGCTGCCCTCGAGACCATCCGAGAGGCTCACTGA
- a CDS encoding GNAT family N-acetyltransferase — MPGQQALRPATSADLPSVAEIYLAARDAAPMPPTVHPPDEVRAWVNTWDLTRCTVWLALEDGAPIGFAQVTPTWLDGLYVLPSAQGSGAGSALLDQVKRERPDGFGLWVFEMNAPAREFYRAHGLVELERTDGSANEEREPDVKMVWPGSDPLAFYRSMIDEVDELLGDLLARRTALTRAVQRHKHASAHANPDRDAHREADVVRRVAALVPELGEERVARIVGAIITESLDAARTSDGGAGGP, encoded by the coding sequence GTGCCCGGCCAGCAGGCACTTCGCCCCGCGACCTCTGCCGACCTGCCGTCCGTCGCAGAGATCTACCTCGCGGCGCGCGACGCGGCGCCGATGCCCCCGACGGTCCATCCTCCTGACGAGGTCAGGGCCTGGGTCAACACCTGGGACCTGACCCGGTGCACGGTGTGGCTGGCTCTGGAGGACGGTGCGCCCATCGGGTTCGCCCAGGTGACGCCGACGTGGTTGGACGGCCTCTACGTCCTCCCCTCCGCCCAGGGGTCCGGAGCGGGGTCCGCGCTGCTGGACCAGGTCAAGCGCGAGCGGCCGGACGGCTTCGGGCTGTGGGTCTTCGAGATGAACGCACCCGCGCGCGAGTTCTATCGAGCGCACGGCTTGGTCGAGCTCGAGCGCACCGACGGGTCTGCCAACGAGGAGCGTGAGCCCGACGTGAAGATGGTCTGGCCCGGCTCCGACCCGCTCGCGTTCTACCGCTCCATGATCGACGAGGTCGACGAGCTGTTGGGTGACCTGCTCGCTCGCCGCACGGCGCTGACGCGTGCCGTACAGCGGCACAAGCATGCGTCCGCACACGCCAACCCCGACCGCGACGCCCACAGGGAAGCCGACGTCGTACGCCGCGTCGCCGCGCTCGTGCCGGAGCTGGGGGAGGAGCGGGTCGCTCGCATCGTCGGGGCGATCATCACCGAGTCGCTCGATGCTGCCCGGACCAGCGACGGTGGAGCCGGAGGCCCCTAG
- the dnaE gene encoding DNA polymerase III subunit alpha — MSAGSSDSFAHLHVHTEYSMLDGAARLKDLAERAASLGMPAIAMTDHGNVFGAYEFYRQCKAAGVKPIIGMEAYFTPNISRFERKRVNFYKGGPDDVSSRGAYTHMTLLSESTEGMHNLFRLSTGAWRDGFFQHPRADRELLAQHSRGIIGTTGCPSGEVQVHLRHDNYAAARQTAADYQDILGRDNYFLELMDHGLDIERRVREGLLRLARDLQIPLLATNDSHYVHEADAPSQEHLLCINSGSTMDIPAGDGPGQRFAFNGTSYYIKTAAEMRELWRDLPEACDNTLLIAERCDVAFTEGNGTYMPRFPCPEGENEDSWLVKEVERGLLVRYPGGVPDHVRKQAEFELGVITQMGFPGYFLVVADFINWAKDNGIRVGPGRGSGAGSMVAYALRITDLDPLEHGLIFERFLNPDRVSMPDFDIDFDERRRGEVIKYVTEKYGDDRVSYIVTYGTIKAKQAVKDSSRILAYPFAMGDRITKAMPAAVMGKDVPLKEIFNPEHKRYGEGGEFRALYDGDADVRRVVDTAMGIEGLKRQWGVHAAGVIMSSEPLIDVIPLLKRPADGAMITQFDYPTCESLGLIKMDFLGLRNLTVLDDAVKNIKTNCGEDLVLEELELTDPKTYELLQRGDTLGVFQLDGGPMRALLRSMRPDTFEDISAVGALYRPGPMGADSHNKYARRKTGREPVEPIHPELAEALKDILGETYGLIVYQEQVMAIAQKLAGYTLGQADLLRRAMGKKKKEELDKQFETFSGGMQERGYSPAAIKTLWDILLPFSDYAFNKAHSAAYGVVSYYTAYLKANYPAEYMAALLTSVKDDKDKMAIYLNECRRMKIQVLPPDVNESHANFTPVGRDIRFGLTAVRNVGGNVVEGIVSAREEKGRYADFNDFMEKVPALVCNKRVIESLVKAGAFDEMKHRRRALVTIHESAVDQYVDIKKNEAIGQDSLFGGMEDDDSGFGVSVAIPEIDEWDKMTLLGHEREMLGLYVSDHPLLGLEHVLSQGTDTSIGALMLDEERAHGSTITVSGLITSVQRKITKRGDAWATITLEDLDGAIEVLLFPSSYQLASTLLVEDAIVRVKGQLSRDKDQPEIRAQEVTSPDISTGPTGPVVISLPSTRCTAPVVEQLKDVLGTHPGMTEVQLRLLTRASTKVLKLDDRLRVTPSPALFADLKQLLGPGCLTG, encoded by the coding sequence ATGTCGGCCGGCTCCAGCGACTCCTTCGCCCACCTGCACGTCCACACCGAGTACTCCATGCTCGACGGCGCCGCCCGGTTGAAGGACCTGGCCGAGCGCGCGGCGAGCCTGGGCATGCCGGCCATCGCCATGACCGACCACGGCAACGTGTTCGGGGCCTATGAGTTCTACAGGCAGTGCAAGGCCGCCGGGGTGAAGCCCATCATCGGCATGGAGGCCTACTTCACCCCCAACATCAGCCGCTTCGAGCGCAAGCGCGTCAACTTCTACAAGGGCGGTCCCGACGACGTCTCTAGCCGCGGCGCCTACACCCACATGACGCTGCTCTCCGAGTCCACCGAGGGCATGCACAACCTCTTCCGGCTCTCGACCGGGGCCTGGCGTGACGGGTTCTTCCAGCACCCGCGAGCCGATCGTGAGCTCCTCGCGCAGCACTCTCGCGGCATCATCGGCACGACCGGTTGCCCGAGCGGCGAGGTGCAGGTCCACCTGCGCCACGACAACTACGCCGCTGCGCGCCAGACCGCGGCCGACTATCAGGACATCCTGGGCCGCGACAACTACTTCCTCGAGCTGATGGACCACGGTCTCGACATCGAGCGCCGGGTCCGCGAGGGGCTCCTGCGGCTCGCCCGTGACCTGCAGATCCCGCTGCTCGCGACCAACGACTCCCACTACGTCCACGAGGCCGATGCTCCGAGCCAGGAGCACCTGCTCTGCATCAACTCCGGCTCCACGATGGACATCCCGGCCGGCGACGGCCCCGGCCAGCGCTTCGCCTTCAACGGCACCAGCTACTACATCAAGACCGCGGCCGAGATGCGCGAGCTCTGGCGCGACCTCCCCGAGGCGTGCGACAACACCCTGCTCATCGCCGAGCGCTGCGACGTCGCCTTCACCGAGGGCAACGGCACCTACATGCCGCGCTTCCCCTGTCCCGAGGGAGAGAACGAGGACTCCTGGCTGGTCAAGGAGGTCGAGCGAGGGCTGCTCGTCCGCTATCCCGGCGGCGTCCCAGATCACGTCCGCAAGCAGGCCGAGTTCGAGCTCGGCGTCATCACCCAGATGGGCTTCCCGGGTTACTTCCTCGTCGTCGCCGACTTCATCAACTGGGCCAAGGACAACGGCATCCGGGTGGGTCCGGGTCGTGGCTCCGGGGCGGGCTCGATGGTCGCCTACGCGCTGCGCATCACCGACCTCGACCCGCTCGAGCACGGGCTGATCTTCGAGCGCTTCCTCAACCCCGACCGGGTCTCGATGCCCGACTTCGACATCGACTTCGACGAGCGCCGTCGTGGCGAGGTCATCAAGTACGTCACCGAGAAGTACGGCGACGACCGGGTGTCCTACATCGTCACCTACGGCACGATCAAGGCCAAGCAGGCCGTCAAGGACTCCAGCCGCATCCTCGCCTACCCCTTCGCCATGGGCGACCGGATCACCAAGGCGATGCCGGCCGCGGTCATGGGCAAGGACGTCCCGCTCAAGGAGATCTTCAACCCCGAGCACAAGCGCTACGGCGAGGGTGGCGAGTTCCGAGCCCTCTACGACGGTGACGCCGACGTGCGCCGGGTCGTCGACACCGCGATGGGCATCGAGGGCCTCAAGCGCCAGTGGGGGGTCCACGCGGCGGGCGTGATCATGTCCAGCGAGCCGCTGATCGACGTGATCCCCCTGCTGAAGCGCCCGGCCGACGGGGCGATGATCACCCAGTTCGACTACCCCACGTGCGAGTCCCTGGGCCTGATCAAGATGGACTTCCTGGGGCTGCGCAACCTCACCGTCCTCGACGACGCGGTCAAGAACATCAAGACCAACTGCGGTGAGGACCTCGTCCTCGAGGAGCTCGAGCTCACCGACCCCAAGACCTACGAGCTGCTCCAGCGCGGCGACACGCTGGGTGTCTTCCAGCTCGACGGTGGTCCGATGCGTGCCCTGCTGCGGTCGATGCGGCCCGACACCTTCGAGGACATCTCGGCCGTCGGTGCCCTCTACCGACCTGGCCCGATGGGGGCCGACTCCCACAACAAGTACGCCCGCCGCAAGACCGGTCGCGAGCCGGTGGAGCCGATCCACCCCGAGCTCGCTGAGGCCCTCAAGGACATCCTCGGCGAGACCTACGGCCTGATCGTCTACCAGGAGCAGGTCATGGCGATCGCGCAGAAGCTGGCGGGCTACACGCTCGGCCAGGCCGACCTGCTGCGACGCGCCATGGGCAAGAAGAAGAAGGAGGAGCTGGACAAGCAGTTCGAGACCTTCTCCGGCGGCATGCAGGAGCGCGGCTACTCACCGGCTGCCATCAAGACGCTCTGGGACATCCTGCTGCCCTTCTCCGACTACGCCTTCAACAAGGCCCACTCCGCGGCCTACGGGGTGGTCAGCTACTACACCGCCTACCTCAAGGCCAACTACCCGGCTGAATACATGGCCGCGCTCCTGACGTCGGTGAAGGACGACAAGGACAAGATGGCGATCTACCTCAACGAGTGTCGCCGGATGAAGATCCAGGTCCTGCCGCCCGACGTGAACGAGTCCCACGCCAACTTCACCCCGGTCGGCCGCGACATCCGGTTCGGGCTGACGGCGGTCCGCAACGTCGGCGGCAACGTCGTGGAGGGGATCGTCTCGGCGCGGGAGGAGAAGGGGCGATACGCCGACTTCAACGACTTCATGGAGAAGGTCCCGGCGCTGGTCTGCAACAAGCGTGTGATCGAGTCCCTGGTCAAGGCCGGCGCGTTCGACGAGATGAAGCACAGGCGTCGCGCCCTGGTGACGATCCACGAGTCCGCCGTCGACCAGTACGTCGACATCAAGAAGAACGAGGCGATCGGCCAGGACTCGCTCTTCGGGGGGATGGAGGACGACGACTCCGGCTTCGGTGTCTCGGTGGCGATCCCCGAGATCGACGAGTGGGACAAGATGACGTTGCTCGGCCACGAGCGCGAGATGCTCGGGCTCTACGTCTCCGACCACCCCCTCCTCGGTCTCGAGCACGTCCTGTCGCAGGGCACCGACACCAGCATCGGCGCGCTGATGCTCGACGAGGAGCGTGCCCACGGCTCGACGATCACGGTGAGCGGTCTTATCACCTCCGTCCAACGCAAGATCACCAAGCGCGGTGACGCTTGGGCGACGATCACGCTGGAGGACCTCGACGGCGCCATCGAGGTGCTGCTGTTCCCCAGCTCCTACCAGCTCGCGTCGACGCTGCTCGTCGAGGACGCGATCGTCCGGGTCAAGGGCCAGCTCTCGCGTGACAAGGACCAACCCGAGATCAGGGCACAGGAGGTCACCTCACCTGACATCTCGACCGGGCCCACCGGTCCGGTGGTGATCAGCCTCCCCTCGACCCGCTGCACTGCTCCGGTGGTCGAGCAGCTGAAGGACGTCCTCGGCACCCACCCCGGCATGACCGAGGTGCAGCTGCGCCTCCTCACCCGGGCATCCACCAAGGTCCTCAAGCTCGACGACCGGCTGCGCGTGACGCCCAGTCCGGCCCTGTTCGCCGACCTCAAGCAGCTCCTGGGGCCTGGATGCCTGACTGGCTGA